Proteins encoded by one window of Paenibacillus urinalis:
- the sigH gene encoding RNA polymerase sporulation sigma factor SigH: MSVDLKDIMLSEFDYLSDEDIVQAVHNNDSEALEYLINKYRNFVRAKARSYFLIGADREDIIQEGMIGLYKAIRDFRGDKLASFKAFAELCITRQIITAIKTATRQKHIPLNSYVSLDKPIYDEESDRTLLDVICGSQVSDPEELIINQEEFVGLEDKMSEILSDLERKVLMLYLDGRSYQEIAVDLDRHVKSIDNALQRVKRKLEKYLEVRDN, from the coding sequence GTGAGTGTTGACCTCAAAGATATCATGTTGTCCGAGTTTGATTACCTAAGCGATGAGGATATTGTCCAAGCGGTTCATAACAACGATAGTGAGGCGCTGGAATACTTGATCAACAAGTATCGTAATTTTGTACGCGCCAAAGCAAGATCTTACTTTTTAATCGGTGCCGATAGGGAAGATATCATTCAAGAAGGAATGATCGGGCTTTACAAGGCGATACGTGATTTCAGAGGGGACAAGCTGGCTTCATTCAAGGCATTTGCAGAGTTATGTATAACCAGACAGATTATCACAGCCATCAAGACTGCAACTCGTCAGAAGCATATTCCACTGAATTCGTATGTTTCTTTGGACAAGCCGATTTATGATGAAGAGTCAGACCGTACGCTGCTGGATGTCATTTGTGGATCTCAGGTGAGCGACCCTGAAGAGCTTATTATTAATCAGGAAGAGTTTGTTGGCTTGGAAGACAAAATGTCCGAGATTTTAAGTGATCTAGAACGCAAAGTATTGATGCTTTATTTAGATGGCAGATCCTATCAAGAAATAGCGGTTGATCTAGATCGTCACGTAAAGTCCATCGACAATGCACTGCAGAGAGTAAAACGCAAACTTGAGAAATATCTTGAAGTACGAGATAATTAG
- a CDS encoding NYN domain-containing protein: MKDLRDVLLVDGYNMIGAWKELFTLAQTDLDGARDKLLAKLAEYQGFSGRRVIVVFDAYRVPGLGKSFTESKVQVYFTKEKETADECIERLVGELSSRRRQIYVATSDMVEQHVIFGQGALRLSARELLIELEQNEKEVGKRIKEDFQKKSTKNTIDSKLTPEMRKLFEQWRRD, from the coding sequence ATGAAGGATCTCCGTGATGTGCTTCTCGTGGACGGCTACAACATGATCGGAGCGTGGAAGGAGCTTTTTACGCTAGCTCAGACCGACCTGGATGGAGCTCGGGACAAGCTTCTGGCTAAGCTTGCTGAGTATCAGGGCTTTTCGGGTCGACGAGTCATTGTCGTGTTTGATGCATACCGAGTTCCCGGCCTGGGCAAATCCTTTACGGAGAGCAAAGTCCAGGTTTATTTTACAAAAGAAAAAGAAACGGCAGACGAGTGCATCGAGCGTCTAGTAGGCGAGCTCAGCTCCCGAAGACGTCAAATCTATGTGGCAACGAGCGATATGGTGGAACAGCATGTTATCTTTGGTCAAGGTGCACTCCGCTTGTCTGCGCGCGAACTTCTGATCGAGCTGGAGCAGAATGAGAAGGAAGTCGGTAAACGTATCAAAGAAGATTTTCAAAAAAAATCGACAAAAAATACGATAGATTCAAAGCTCACACCAGAAATGCGGAAATTGTTCGAGCAGTGGAGAAGAGATTGA
- the rlmB gene encoding 23S rRNA (guanosine(2251)-2'-O)-methyltransferase RlmB has product MEEEWIAGKHSVIEALRSGRTLNKVWIADQAQKHLTMPIIAEAKKAGVIIQQVDKRKLDQMVPGIQHQGVVAQAAPYEYAEVADILASAQEKGEPPFLVLLDEIEDPHNLGSILRTADCTGAHGVIVPKRRSAQVTATVSKTSAGAAEYVPVARVSNLAQTIEELKEAGVWVVGTDIRATESVFGNGVFTGPVAVVIGNEGKGMGRLVREKCDILLKLPMAGQINSLNASVAAGVVMYEVLRSRKA; this is encoded by the coding sequence ATGGAAGAAGAATGGATTGCCGGCAAGCACTCGGTTATCGAGGCGCTGCGTTCCGGAAGAACGTTAAACAAAGTGTGGATTGCCGACCAAGCCCAGAAGCACTTGACGATGCCGATTATTGCGGAAGCCAAAAAAGCAGGAGTCATCATACAGCAAGTCGATAAGCGTAAACTGGATCAGATGGTGCCTGGCATTCAGCATCAAGGAGTTGTAGCACAGGCTGCACCCTACGAATATGCTGAGGTTGCGGATATCCTTGCTTCTGCACAGGAGAAGGGAGAACCTCCGTTTCTCGTGCTGCTGGATGAGATTGAAGATCCACACAACCTCGGCTCCATTTTACGGACAGCGGATTGCACAGGTGCGCATGGGGTCATCGTTCCTAAGAGACGGTCGGCACAAGTGACAGCTACGGTATCCAAGACCTCTGCTGGAGCAGCTGAATATGTGCCTGTAGCAAGAGTAAGTAATTTGGCGCAAACGATTGAGGAACTGAAGGAAGCTGGAGTATGGGTTGTAGGCACTGATATAAGAGCTACTGAATCTGTCTTTGGGAATGGAGTGTTTACAGGGCCTGTTGCCGTAGTGATTGGAAATGAAGGCAAGGGCATGGGCCGCCTGGTTCGTGAAAAATGCGACATCCTTCTCAAGCTGCCCATGGCAGGACAGATCAATTCATTGAATGCCTCTGTTGCTGCCGGTGTAGTCATGTACGAAGTGCTCCGATCCCGAAAGGCCTAG
- a CDS encoding Mini-ribonuclease 3 — protein sequence MSEMDIHLNEQGERDWLFPYSPSRRPELIPPIALAYIGDAVYEVAVRQYLLSKPNLRPHHLHQKATSFVSAKGQSRILSLIESMLDDQEQDVVRQGRNAKSSVPKNADVQQYRHATAFECLVGYLYLSKREARLRELIDLGITQMQQENNN from the coding sequence ATGAGTGAGATGGATATTCATCTTAACGAACAAGGAGAGCGGGATTGGTTGTTTCCTTACTCTCCTTCACGTAGGCCGGAACTGATTCCGCCCATTGCGCTGGCGTATATCGGAGATGCGGTCTATGAGGTAGCTGTAAGACAATATTTGCTGTCGAAGCCCAATTTGCGTCCACATCATCTTCATCAGAAAGCGACCAGTTTCGTATCAGCCAAAGGGCAGAGTCGAATATTGTCTCTTATCGAGTCGATGCTGGATGATCAGGAACAGGATGTTGTTAGACAAGGTCGGAATGCCAAATCGAGCGTGCCGAAAAATGCAGACGTACAGCAATACCGCCATGCGACAGCATTTGAGTGTCTTGTCGGATATTTGTACTTAAGCAAAAGGGAAGCGCGGCTGCGCGAACTAATAGATTTGGGCATCACACAAATGCAGCAGGAGAACAACAACTAA
- the cysS gene encoding cysteine--tRNA ligase produces MALHIYNTLTRSKDVFTPQESGKVKMYVCGPTVYDYIHIGNARPMIFFDVVRSYLETVGNDVNYVVNFTDVDDKLIKKAEQTGLTVTQVADRFIKAYYEDLDGLGIPRATHNPRVTENMDLIIDFIDQLFKEGIAYENGGDVYYRTHKFPEYGKLSKQNLDELQFGIRIGVDERKENPQDFVLWKAAKPGEIYWESPWGPGRPGWHIECSAMARKLLGDTLDIHGGGQDLQFPHHECEVAQSEVLTGKPLANYWMHNGFIRIDNEKMSKSLGNGILVKDLRNLYRREAIRYFMLSTHYRNPLNFSEDIMQQAENSVDRIAIAVNNVKHRLGTVTLDQPVSEKLKSRLSEILASFHEKMQDDFNTPDAITAVFEWVNEVNSLLQAEVTNRAELEAVLTTFDEMNGVLRIYTSDEDDLHEDVEKLIAERNEARKTKNWARADEIRDELTAMGIVIEDTAQGIRWRRK; encoded by the coding sequence ATGGCGCTTCATATTTATAATACGCTCACAAGGAGCAAGGATGTATTTACTCCACAGGAGTCGGGAAAAGTGAAAATGTACGTGTGCGGACCGACAGTATACGACTATATCCATATCGGAAATGCACGGCCGATGATATTTTTCGACGTGGTTCGCAGCTATTTAGAGACGGTGGGTAATGATGTGAATTATGTCGTTAACTTCACGGATGTAGACGATAAATTGATAAAAAAAGCAGAACAGACAGGACTTACGGTGACACAGGTTGCAGATCGCTTTATTAAAGCATACTACGAAGACCTAGATGGACTGGGCATTCCGAGAGCAACTCATAATCCGAGAGTTACCGAGAATATGGATCTGATCATTGATTTTATTGATCAGCTGTTCAAGGAAGGAATTGCTTACGAGAATGGCGGGGATGTGTATTATCGCACACACAAATTCCCGGAGTATGGCAAGCTCTCCAAGCAAAATCTCGATGAGCTCCAGTTCGGCATTCGAATCGGAGTCGATGAACGCAAAGAAAACCCGCAGGATTTTGTTCTATGGAAAGCGGCAAAGCCTGGTGAAATTTATTGGGAAAGTCCTTGGGGTCCGGGGCGTCCAGGCTGGCATATCGAGTGCTCGGCTATGGCGCGCAAGCTGCTCGGTGACACTTTGGATATTCATGGAGGCGGCCAAGACCTGCAGTTCCCGCATCATGAATGTGAAGTGGCCCAATCTGAAGTATTGACAGGCAAGCCGCTGGCTAATTATTGGATGCATAACGGCTTCATTCGGATTGACAATGAGAAAATGTCGAAATCTTTGGGGAACGGTATTTTGGTGAAAGATTTGCGCAATCTCTATCGCCGTGAAGCCATTCGATATTTCATGCTTTCGACACATTATCGCAATCCCCTCAATTTCAGTGAGGATATTATGCAGCAGGCCGAAAATAGTGTGGATCGGATTGCAATTGCGGTAAATAATGTGAAGCATCGTCTTGGAACGGTAACCCTGGACCAGCCTGTATCCGAGAAGCTGAAATCCAGACTTTCCGAAATTCTGGCCAGCTTCCATGAGAAAATGCAGGATGATTTTAATACACCAGATGCTATTACAGCCGTGTTTGAATGGGTAAATGAGGTTAATAGCCTGCTTCAGGCCGAAGTGACTAACCGTGCTGAGCTTGAGGCGGTATTGACGACGTTTGATGAGATGAACGGAGTGCTCCGTATATACACATCGGATGAAGATGATCTGCACGAGGATGTAGAAAAATTGATCGCTGAGCGTAATGAGGCCCGCAAAACGAAGAATTGGGCACGTGCAGACGAAATTCGTGATGAATTGACGGCTATGGGCATTGTTATCGAAGATACGGCTCAAGGCATAAGATGGCGGCGCAAATGA
- the cysE gene encoding serine O-acetyltransferase, with protein sequence MFKKLKSDIQAVFDNDPAARSRFEVIFTYSGLHAIWAHRLAHHFYGWGWYTVARIISQFSRFMTGIEIHPGATIGNRLFIDHGMGVVIGETCEIGDDVVIYQGVTLGGTGKEKGKRHPTIGNNVVISSGSKVLGSFKVGDYSNIGANSVVLREVPPNSTVVGIPGRVVKQDGRRVDRLSQQLPDPVVDSMRELQRELVTLREELDQLKSAANEGSRKEAVIRGNKS encoded by the coding sequence ATGTTTAAGAAATTGAAATCTGATATTCAGGCAGTCTTTGATAATGACCCGGCTGCTAGAAGTCGGTTTGAAGTGATCTTTACTTACTCGGGATTGCATGCCATCTGGGCCCATCGCTTGGCGCATCATTTTTACGGATGGGGATGGTACACCGTGGCCAGAATCATCTCTCAATTCAGCCGGTTTATGACGGGAATCGAGATTCACCCGGGGGCTACGATCGGGAATCGGCTCTTCATCGATCATGGTATGGGGGTCGTCATTGGGGAAACGTGCGAAATTGGTGATGATGTGGTGATTTATCAAGGTGTGACCTTAGGTGGAACGGGTAAAGAGAAAGGAAAGAGACATCCTACCATTGGTAATAATGTGGTGATATCCTCGGGCTCTAAAGTGTTGGGATCATTTAAAGTAGGAGATTACAGCAACATTGGAGCAAACTCCGTAGTACTAAGAGAAGTCCCCCCAAATAGTACGGTCGTTGGTATTCCGGGGCGAGTCGTTAAGCAGGATGGCCGGAGAGTCGATCGACTGAGTCAGCAGCTGCCGGATCCGGTTGTTGATTCTATGCGGGAGCTGCAGAGAGAGCTGGTTACTCTGCGGGAGGAGCTGGATCAGCTTAAATCAGCAGCTAACGAAGGAAGCCGCAAAGAGGCGGTCATACGTGGTAACAAATCGTAA
- the gltX gene encoding glutamate--tRNA ligase: MSTEVRVRYAPSPTGHLHIGNARTALFNYLYARNQGGKFIIRIEDTDTKRNIKGGEESQLTYLKWLGMEWDESIDVGGEYGPYRQTERLDIYKKYWQDLIDRGLAYFCYCTEEELEAEREEQMSRGETPRYSGKHRDLTEDERKAYEAEGRVPSVRFRVPEEKIYTFNDMVKGTISFNSKETGDFVIVKKDGIPTYNFAVALDDHLMKITHVLRGEDHISNTPRQLMIYEAFDWEPPVFGHMTLIVNENHKKLSKRDESIIQFIEQYDKLGYLPEALFNYISLLGWSPEGEEEIFSKDELIKIFDPSRLSKSPAVFDTNKLAHLNNSYIKNAEPKRIADLAIPHLQQAGLLSGDLEADKRVWAEELVALYQEQMVAASDIVELASLFFKDEVEFEGEAEAVLKEEQVPTVLKAFAEKVEASSDFTASHMQALIKEVQKETGFKGKQLFMPIRVALTGQTHGRDLNATIYLLGRDKVLSRLRAQY, encoded by the coding sequence ATGAGCACGGAGGTTCGCGTGCGTTATGCGCCGAGTCCGACAGGACATTTGCATATCGGAAATGCAAGAACGGCATTATTCAATTATTTATATGCGAGAAATCAAGGCGGGAAATTTATTATCCGCATTGAAGATACAGATACAAAGCGGAATATTAAAGGCGGAGAAGAAAGCCAGCTGACATATTTGAAATGGCTTGGTATGGAATGGGATGAGAGTATTGATGTTGGGGGCGAATATGGCCCTTATCGTCAAACGGAACGTCTCGATATCTACAAGAAGTATTGGCAGGATTTGATTGACCGCGGTCTCGCTTATTTCTGTTATTGTACAGAGGAAGAGCTTGAAGCGGAGCGCGAGGAGCAGATGTCCCGCGGGGAGACACCGCGTTATTCCGGCAAGCACCGTGATCTTACGGAAGATGAACGCAAGGCATATGAAGCCGAAGGCCGCGTGCCAAGTGTACGTTTCCGTGTACCGGAAGAGAAAATATACACCTTTAATGACATGGTTAAAGGAACAATATCCTTTAATTCCAAAGAAACCGGGGATTTCGTTATTGTCAAGAAGGACGGCATTCCTACTTACAATTTTGCTGTTGCTCTTGATGATCATTTGATGAAGATCACCCATGTTCTGCGTGGTGAGGACCATATCTCCAATACACCTCGTCAGCTGATGATTTATGAAGCTTTTGACTGGGAACCGCCGGTGTTCGGTCATATGACCCTCATTGTTAATGAGAATCACAAGAAGCTCAGCAAGCGCGACGAGTCGATTATTCAATTTATTGAGCAATATGACAAGCTCGGTTATTTGCCGGAAGCACTGTTTAACTATATCTCACTACTGGGCTGGTCTCCGGAAGGAGAAGAGGAAATTTTCAGCAAGGACGAGCTGATTAAGATTTTTGATCCGTCACGGCTGTCCAAGTCTCCTGCGGTGTTTGATACGAATAAGCTGGCTCACCTTAATAACTCTTATATCAAGAATGCGGAACCGAAACGAATCGCGGATCTTGCGATTCCGCACTTGCAGCAAGCGGGTCTGCTCTCTGGTGATCTTGAAGCAGACAAGCGGGTTTGGGCAGAGGAACTGGTGGCACTTTATCAGGAGCAGATGGTTGCAGCATCGGATATTGTGGAGCTGGCGTCCTTGTTCTTCAAGGATGAAGTGGAGTTTGAAGGCGAAGCTGAAGCTGTTCTGAAGGAAGAGCAGGTGCCGACGGTGCTCAAGGCTTTTGCTGAGAAAGTAGAAGCTTCCTCTGATTTTACTGCCTCGCACATGCAGGCTTTGATTAAAGAAGTGCAGAAGGAGACAGGCTTTAAAGGCAAGCAGCTGTTCATGCCGATTCGTGTAGCATTGACGGGCCAAACCCATGGCCGGGATTTGAATGCAACAATTTATCTGTTAGGCCGCGATAAGGTGTTAAGCCGTTTGAGAGCCCAATATTAA
- the ispF gene encoding 2-C-methyl-D-erythritol 2,4-cyclodiphosphate synthase, with translation MIRVGQGFDVHQLVEGRPCIIGGVTIPYEKGLLGHSDADVLLHAISDAILGALGLGDIGKHFPDTDPVFKDADSLKLLERVWELAVERGYQLGNVDSTIIAQKPKMAPYIPQMAEIIAKALGAELSQVNVKATTTEQLGFAGRGEGIAAQSVVCLIQPVLSS, from the coding sequence ATGATCCGTGTAGGACAAGGATTTGACGTTCATCAATTAGTGGAGGGCCGACCATGTATTATTGGGGGAGTCACGATTCCCTATGAAAAAGGACTGCTGGGACACTCCGATGCGGACGTGCTTCTGCATGCGATAAGTGATGCCATACTCGGTGCTTTGGGTCTTGGTGATATCGGCAAGCACTTTCCGGATACGGATCCGGTATTTAAAGACGCAGATAGTCTTAAGCTGCTGGAGCGAGTATGGGAGCTTGCTGTCGAGCGTGGCTATCAGCTGGGCAACGTGGATTCAACGATCATTGCTCAAAAGCCAAAGATGGCACCCTATATTCCGCAAATGGCAGAGATCATTGCCAAGGCTCTAGGTGCAGAGCTCTCTCAAGTGAATGTAAAAGCGACGACGACAGAGCAGCTTGGCTTTGCAGGACGGGGCGAGGGCATTGCTGCGCAATCGGTTGTCTGCCTGATCCAACCTGTGCTATCATCTTGA
- the ispD gene encoding 2-C-methyl-D-erythritol 4-phosphate cytidylyltransferase yields the protein MNNSWGAVIVAAGRGTRMGYAESKQFLLLQDKPIFIHTLEVFSRVSRIKELIVVTGAADVARCEEWIHKFGLEDQVRVTAGGSERQDSVYAGLKELTSDYVLVHDGVRPFVTPDLIESCMEAAMEHGAAVLAVPVKDTIKQVNEEGIIMSTPDRRSLWSIQTPQAFRLSALLEAHERAKQEAFLGTDDAMLIERLGKQVKVVEGRYTNIKITTPDDLDYAVFMQKRGE from the coding sequence ATGAACAATTCATGGGGGGCCGTCATTGTGGCAGCAGGCAGGGGTACGCGTATGGGATACGCGGAGAGCAAGCAATTTCTGCTGCTGCAGGACAAGCCAATCTTTATACATACGCTTGAGGTGTTCAGCCGTGTGTCGCGAATTAAAGAGTTGATCGTGGTAACAGGTGCTGCGGATGTTGCGCGCTGCGAAGAGTGGATTCATAAATTTGGCCTTGAAGATCAGGTTCGGGTAACTGCTGGAGGATCAGAAAGGCAGGATTCCGTCTATGCAGGCTTGAAGGAGCTTACTTCTGATTATGTGCTCGTACATGATGGAGTCAGACCTTTTGTGACACCGGATCTTATCGAGAGCTGTATGGAGGCTGCGATGGAGCATGGGGCTGCTGTGCTTGCGGTACCTGTGAAGGATACGATCAAACAAGTAAACGAAGAAGGCATTATCATGTCCACGCCGGATCGGCGAAGTCTGTGGAGTATCCAAACCCCACAGGCTTTTCGTCTGTCTGCACTGCTTGAGGCTCATGAGCGGGCGAAGCAGGAGGCGTTTCTTGGCACTGATGACGCGATGCTGATTGAACGGCTTGGGAAGCAGGTAAAGGTCGTAGAGGGCCGGTATACGAATATTAAAATTACGACGCCGGATGATCTGGATTATGCTGTATTTATGCAAAAAAGGGGAGAGTAG
- a CDS encoding PIN/TRAM domain-containing protein encodes MWKKVILTLTGIMGAWSGYALYHSVGVTVPWLSELADRLGTTTALALWMLTGIAVFTLLCSTLGSMVNLRVEEGVTKLARVPMSELAAGALGLGIGLLFAILLYPSFNWLGKPGELLQVAMMLIFSYMGLRLGLAKKEDLGAFWTSGRWNNGAISEDRRIEEHKILDTSVIIDGRIADICKTGFIEGTIVIPEFVLEELQHIADSSDLLKRNRGRRGLDILNKIQKELEIKVLIYEGDFEEISEVDSKLVKLAKVLQGKVVTNDFNLNKVCELQGVSVLNINDLANAVKPVVLPGEEIMVQIIKDGKEHGQGVAYLDDGTMIVVEGGREYIGTMMEVLVTSVLQTSAGRMIFAKPKLLEKAQ; translated from the coding sequence ATGTGGAAAAAAGTCATTTTAACATTGACTGGAATCATGGGAGCATGGTCTGGTTATGCGTTATATCATTCAGTAGGAGTAACGGTCCCTTGGTTAAGCGAACTGGCTGACAGACTGGGGACGACAACAGCACTTGCGTTATGGATGCTAACAGGGATTGCGGTCTTTACATTACTATGCAGTACACTGGGTTCTATGGTGAATTTAAGGGTAGAAGAAGGAGTGACGAAGCTCGCTCGTGTTCCTATGAGTGAATTGGCGGCGGGGGCTTTGGGGCTGGGAATTGGATTGTTGTTCGCTATACTTCTTTATCCGTCATTCAATTGGCTTGGTAAGCCAGGAGAGCTGCTTCAAGTGGCTATGATGCTTATCTTCAGTTACATGGGACTTCGGCTGGGTCTTGCGAAGAAAGAGGACCTAGGGGCGTTCTGGACTTCAGGACGGTGGAATAACGGTGCAATAAGTGAAGACAGACGGATTGAAGAGCATAAGATACTGGATACGAGTGTCATTATTGATGGCCGAATTGCGGATATCTGCAAGACAGGCTTTATCGAAGGAACCATCGTTATCCCTGAATTCGTACTGGAGGAGCTTCAACATATTGCGGATTCATCAGATCTGCTCAAGCGAAACCGTGGACGCCGCGGGCTCGATATCCTTAACAAGATTCAAAAGGAATTGGAGATTAAAGTGCTGATCTATGAAGGCGATTTTGAAGAAATATCTGAGGTGGACAGTAAATTGGTTAAGCTCGCCAAGGTACTTCAGGGCAAGGTTGTAACCAATGATTTTAACCTGAATAAGGTATGTGAGCTTCAAGGCGTATCTGTGCTGAACATTAATGATTTGGCTAATGCGGTCAAGCCGGTCGTTTTGCCAGGTGAGGAAATTATGGTCCAGATCATCAAGGACGGCAAGGAGCATGGTCAAGGCGTAGCCTACCTGGATGACGGCACCATGATTGTTGTCGAGGGCGGAAGAGAATATATCGGCACGATGATGGAGGTGCTTGTGACAAGCGTACTCCAAACCTCTGCAGGAAGAATGATTTTTGCCAAGCCGAAACTGTTGGAAAAAGCTCAATAA
- the pssA gene encoding CDP-diacylglycerol--serine O-phosphatidyltransferase, whose amino-acid sequence MITKSIPNLFTLGNLSLGMIAILLASEDQYTLAAFMVVIAMLLDGLDGRIARALNAQSEFGKELDSLSDIVSFGAAPAYLMYTVSFQVAPVAIAWIVTSLFPICGALRLARFNVKPGIPGYFTGLPIPAAGGVLALLSLFNKDISAPFMMVATLLLSYLMISSLKYPNFKKVGIPKKAVWIAPLVVLFSIALAFLFSEQLSMFVFIPLVLYAVYGMSHSVQRYIQRRRNRNKSQEDETSHRY is encoded by the coding sequence ATGATAACGAAATCAATTCCGAATTTATTTACCTTGGGTAATTTATCACTCGGAATGATTGCCATTTTGCTGGCCTCAGAAGATCAGTATACGCTTGCCGCTTTTATGGTGGTTATCGCTATGCTTCTTGATGGCTTAGATGGCCGGATTGCAAGGGCGCTGAATGCTCAAAGTGAGTTTGGTAAAGAACTGGATTCACTGTCTGACATTGTATCATTTGGTGCCGCCCCGGCTTATCTGATGTATACCGTCTCGTTTCAGGTAGCTCCGGTAGCTATAGCCTGGATCGTAACCAGCCTATTTCCGATATGCGGTGCACTGAGGTTAGCCCGATTTAATGTTAAACCCGGAATTCCCGGTTATTTCACAGGACTGCCTATACCGGCGGCAGGTGGTGTACTTGCGCTGCTGTCCTTATTTAACAAAGATATTTCCGCTCCCTTTATGATGGTGGCTACACTGCTGTTGTCCTATCTCATGATCAGCTCGCTGAAATATCCGAATTTCAAAAAGGTAGGCATTCCCAAAAAAGCGGTGTGGATCGCTCCACTGGTTGTTTTGTTTTCGATTGCACTTGCATTTTTGTTCTCTGAGCAATTATCCATGTTTGTATTTATTCCTTTGGTGTTATATGCCGTATACGGTATGTCTCATAGTGTACAACGTTATATTCAACGCAGACGCAATCGGAACAAGAGTCAGGAAGATGAAACGTCACATCGTTATTAG
- the disA gene encoding DNA integrity scanning diadenylate cyclase DisA, with translation MKESSQLDKMNDLLRLVAPGTPFREGLENVLRAKTGALIVVGYSPEVMEVVDGGFSINCDFSPNYLYELAKMDGAIILSEDLKRILYANTQLIPDSSISSSETGIRHRTAERVAKQTGKLVVSISQRRNIITLYQGTLRYALKEIGVILTKANQAIQTLEKYRAVLNQSLTNLSASEFEELVTIPEVVNVIQRVEMVLRIKMEIKRYINELGNEGRLISMQMEELVSNTEEEAMLLYKDYAKDDSDEKIKEIVSGLKRSTDDELLDTHHIVRLLGYPASAATSEESVAPRGYRVLSKIPRLPNVIIHNLVEQFEHLPHVIMATIEELDEVDGIGEVRARTIKDGLKRLQEQMFIDRQI, from the coding sequence ATGAAAGAATCGAGCCAATTGGATAAAATGAATGATCTCTTAAGATTGGTTGCGCCCGGAACGCCATTTAGAGAGGGACTGGAGAACGTATTGCGTGCAAAAACGGGTGCGCTGATCGTCGTTGGTTACAGTCCTGAGGTTATGGAGGTTGTGGACGGCGGTTTTTCGATCAATTGTGATTTCTCTCCAAACTATCTATATGAGCTGGCCAAGATGGACGGAGCCATTATCTTAAGTGAGGATTTAAAACGAATTTTGTATGCAAATACACAGTTGATTCCTGATTCCTCTATTTCGTCTTCAGAGACAGGAATTCGCCACAGAACTGCCGAAAGAGTTGCCAAGCAGACAGGTAAGCTCGTTGTATCCATATCACAAAGACGTAATATTATTACGCTCTACCAGGGTACACTGCGGTATGCATTGAAGGAAATCGGTGTAATTTTGACGAAAGCAAATCAGGCGATACAAACGCTTGAGAAATACAGGGCGGTGCTCAATCAATCCTTGACGAATCTCAGCGCGTCCGAATTTGAAGAGCTGGTGACCATACCTGAGGTTGTGAATGTCATTCAGCGTGTGGAAATGGTGCTTCGAATCAAGATGGAGATCAAGCGCTACATTAATGAGCTCGGAAATGAAGGGCGGCTTATCTCCATGCAGATGGAGGAGCTTGTCAGCAATACGGAAGAAGAAGCCATGCTTCTGTATAAGGACTATGCTAAGGATGACAGCGATGAGAAGATCAAAGAGATCGTGAGTGGGCTTAAACGTTCAACAGATGATGAACTGCTGGATACCCACCATATTGTTCGTTTGCTCGGATATCCTGCATCAGCTGCGACTTCAGAAGAATCAGTGGCCCCAAGGGGGTACCGTGTTCTCAGCAAGATTCCTCGCCTGCCAAATGTCATCATTCATAATTTGGTTGAGCAGTTTGAACACCTGCCGCATGTCATCATGGCAACCATCGAAGAATTGGACGAAGTCGACGGTATCGGAGAAGTACGTGCGCGTACGATTAAGGATGGTTTGAAGCGTCTGCAGGAGCAAATGTTCATTGACAGACAGATATAA